The DNA window GGTGGCCTGCTGCTCCGGCGTACCATGGGCATGCAGGGTGTTCATCGCACCATGGGACAGGCCCGGGTACATGCCCCAGGACCAGTTGGCGCCGCCGATCATCTCGCTGATGGCGATCCCCAGGGACTCCGGCAGACCTTGCCCGCCATGCTCCACGTCATGCGCCAGACTCGGCCAGCCGCCTTCGACGAACTGCTGGTAGGCCTCCTTGAAACCGGTCGGCGTCTTCACGCCGGACTCGCTCCAGGTACAGCCTTCGGTATCGCCAACCCGGTTCAGCGGGCCGATCACCTGTTCACAGAACTTCGCACCTTCTTCGAGGATCGCATCGACCATGTCCGAGGTCGCCTCTTCGCAACCGGGCAGACTCTGGTAATGCGCGTCATAGCCAAGCAGTTCATCACGGACGAAACGGATATCGCGCAAGGGGGCCTTGTAGTCTGGCATAGCGTAAACCTCGGTGAGTTCCTGGTTCAGGTGACAGGTGGGCCGGTCACTTTCTTGTAAGAAGCTGTTTGCCGCCGGCCCTCAGTATGCCCAGGGTTCGAGGAACGCTGCACATATCCATGGTATGAGTGGCCACGACGCCATCAAACAGTTGTTTGAAACTTACGTTTGGCCCTGGACGATGTCAAGTTACCCGCTGGATAAATTCGCGGATGCATGTGACCGGCAATGGGGATGTGTTTACGGAGCTGCAATGACCAAGAAGAAGCCGACCTGTTGCTCCCGCACAGCCGCCTTCGGTGGGGGCTACGAGAAAAACTCGTTGCCCATGAGCCTGCGCACCTGGGTTCCCGCCTGCGCGGGAACGACGGAGATAGAGGGAACGGTGGCGTACCTGTACCGCTGGCAGCTACCCCACCACTCGTCATTCCCGCGCAGGCGGGAATCCATGCACTGGCCGTAGCGCCGCCGAACGTGCCCGCAAACGCAATCGAACGACCACTTACTCGCGCACCAGCCGAAAGCCCAGGTGGCTGGGCGGAATCCCGACCGAGCAGGCGCCGCTGATCGGGTCGCGGACAAAATCCGACAGTTCGCTCGGATGCCGTCCCGCCGCGATACGAATACCGCAGAAGGCGCCATTGCCGGAGCAGGTGTCCGTCCATTCCCAGACATTGCCCGCCATGTCCAGCAGGCCATTGCCGTTGCGGCCATGACCACCGAAGACCCGCAAGGTCGGGTCCAGCGGCTCCCGTGCCGCCTCACGCGCGTACTCGGCCAGCCAGCGCTGTGCCGGGTCGCGTGCATCGTCGAAGACCTGCGGCCGTTCGTCGACGAAGGCCTCCGCCGCCGCCAGCACCCACTCGCCGTAGCCGGGCAAGCGGTAGCGCTCGCCGGTGCGCTCGGATAGCCACTGTGCATAGCTCCAGGCATCCAGCCAACTGACCCCGACTACCGGCAGGTTGCTGGCTACCGCCTGTCCAAGGGCGCCATCCAGCGGCAGGCAGGCCCGCGCCTCGACACAGGCGGCATACTCGGCCTGACTGACCTGGCGACGCATGATGGAAAAGCCGCGTTGAATCACCTCAGTCTGCACGCCACTGGCATCCACCACCTGGTACTCGACGGCCCCCGGTGCGATGGACACCCACTCGACAGCGTCGATCTCCAATGCCGGGGAACAGCCCCCGAGCAACACCAGGCCAACTGCCAGCAGCGCTTTCATCACGGCATCCTTACTTGGAGGTGATCGGGCCCGGCGCCTTGATCTGTTTCATCAGGTCATCGTTCCATTGCCCTTCCACCTTGACGTGGCCGGCGGCGCCCAGCTCCATCGCCTCGATCAGGTTGTGGTTGACGTAGGCATAGACGCCCGGCTGCTTGAAGGTATACAGCGCCGCCCCCGCCGAACCGCCACGGATGAACCAGGTTTCCAGGTTCTTCTCCGGCGCATTGGCGAACTTGCCGGTTTCCCAGACCCAGTCGCCGTGCCCGCCGATCAGGTGCGGACGGGTATCGCGGTTGGCCTGCGAGTGGATGAACAGCACGGTCTCGCCGACCTTGGCGGTCAGAGCGTTATCCCCGGTCAGCGAGCCGACCTTGCCGTTGAACACCACATGGGTCGGCGTCAGGGTGCGCATCGCATCGCGGGTGTCCTGGAAGCTGGCGCCCAGGCTCGGATAATCCTTGTACTTGCCATCGGCATCCTTGGGTATGTAGAGGTCGAACTCGCCAATGGTGTAGGCACGGTCGTACTTCAGCGCATTGCCGGCAGGGTCCTTGAGACCATCGCGCGGCAGCACCATGAGCGTACCGCTCATGCCGGTGACGACGTGCCAGGCGACCATGCCCTCCGGTGCGCAGTGGTAGACGAAGGTGCCGCTACGGTCGGCCTTGAAGCGCAGCACCGCCTCCTGGCCCGGCGATACCTGGGTCAGCTTGGCGCCCCCCAGCGCCCCGGTGGCGGCATGGAAGTCGATGTTATGCGGCATGCTGTTGCTGGCCGGATTGACCAGCGTCAGTTCCACATAGTCCCCCTCATGCACCACCATGGTCGGCCCCGGCATGGAGCCATCGAAAGTCATGGCCTGCAGGGTGGTGCCCTGGTTGTCGATGACCATTTTCTTTTCCTCGATGGTCATGCGGAACTGCACCACTTTCGGTTTGCTGCTGGTGGCCTGCTCATGGGCATGCACTTGTGGCGGCGCCACCAGATCGACCTTGACCCTCTGCAAGCCGTCGGTGGTGTCGGCCAGCAAGGACGTCGCGGGGAACATGAGGGCAAGGGCAGCGGCTACCAACAAGGGTTTGCAAGCGTTCATGGCGATCTTCTCTTCTGTGGTTTGTTGCCCCCATTGCAGGACAATCCGCCGATGTCTTCTTTGTCCTGGCGCAAACAACGGGGCCCGGGCGACAACTCGCCACACCCCATCGGGGCACCGACACGGTAGGGTCTGTCCATTCGCACCACCACTCATCCGCCCGACGGAGCCTTATGCCAACCGACCGCGACCTGATCAGAAACCTGCCGCTGTTCGCCGCGCTGGACGAGGATGCCCTCGACGAAGCCCTGAGCCACGCCCAGGAATGTCACTTCGAGAAGGGGGAATATGCCTTCCGCCAGGGTGAACCGGCGCAGTACTTCTTCCTGCTGCTCGGCGGCCACCTGCAGACCCTCCAGGTGACGCCCGCCGGCGAACGCGTGGTGGTGCGTTATGTGCACGCCGGCGAACTGTTCGGCATCGCCAAGGCCATGGCCCTCAGCACCTACCCGGCCTCGTCCATCGCCGTGGAGAGCAGCCGCGTCCTGCGCTGGCCGTCCGCCCAGTGGGAAGCCCTCAACCGGGCCTGTGCGCAATTGACCGGGCATGTGGTGCAGACCGTCGGGCAACGCCTGCAGGAGGCCCATCAGCGCATTCAGGAACTGTCCACCGAGCGGGTCGAGCAGCGCGTGGCGCACGCTCTGCTGCGCCTGGCGCAACAATCGGGGCGCGCCACCGCCAGTGGGGTGAGCATCGACTTCCCGCTGTCCCGCCAGGACCTGGCGGAAATGACCGGCACCACCCTGCACACGGTCAGCCGCGTGCTCAGTGCCTGGAAGGAGCAGGGCCTGCTGCAACTCGGCCGCCAGCATGTCGTGCTGCTCGACCTGCCCGGCCTCTCCCGGCACGCTGAAAGGCAGGAAAGCGACTGAGCGTCCTTGATGCCCATCAAGGACGGCGAACGTGCCCGACCGCTAGACTCCACAGCGCCCAGCCAGCGCATGATCGCTACACACTCCGGAAAATCAGGATGCCCCCATGGTGCTTCACCGCGTTCACCACCAGATTCTGCGCAGCCACCACCTGTTCGAGCCGCTGGCCGACGAGCAACTGGACGAACTGATCGCCGACAGCCAACTGCTCAGCCTGGACAAGGGCGACATCCTGTTTCTCCAGGGCGAGCCGGCGCATTCGTTCTTCTTCGTGATCTCCGGCGCAGTGAAAATCTATCGCCTGACCCCGGATGGCCAGGAAAAGGTCTTCGAAGTCATCGGCGAACGGCATACCTTCGCCGAGGCGATGATGCTGATGGACACCCCCAACTACGTGGCCTCGTCCCAGGCGTTGGGCCCGGCGCAGTTGTACCGTTTCCCCAACGCCACCTACATGCGCCTGCTGCAAAGCAACTCGCGGCTGACCTTCGCCCTGCTCGGCAAGCTGTGCATCCGCCTGCACCAGCGCATCAACGAGATCGAGACACTGTCGCTGAAGAACGCCACCCACCGGGTAGTGCGCTACCTGCTGACGCAACTGGCACGCGGCGATGGCCAAGAACTGGAACTGCCAATGGCCCGACAACTGATCGCCGGGCACCTGTCGATCCAGCCGGAAACCTTTTCCCGCATCATTCGCCGGTTGATCGACGAGGGCATCATCACGCAGCAGTCGCGCACCATCCAGGTCCTCGACCGGCAGCGCCTGGAACAGTTCGAGTAGCACCATGACCTCACGCACCTGCCTCTACTGCCAGCGTCCGCAACCCGAACAGGGCGACACCTGCACCGACTGCGGCATGCCACTGCCAACCCACCGTCCGCAACAGCGCCGGCAGCGGCGCTTCCTGTGGTTCTGTATCGCACTCTCGCTGTTCTGCCTGGTGATGATCGTCTGGCTGCCCCGGTAGGGCAGCCCGCGACTAACCGACCGTCAATTGCCGATAAAGCTGCGGCAGATAGGTCGGCAGGTCCTGTGGTCGCTCAATCAGCACATGGCCGCTGGCGCCGAACATATACGGCAGGTAGTCGCCGGCCTGCTGGTCGATGGTGATGCAGAACGGCAACACACCGGCCCGCCGCGCCTCCAGCACCGCTTCGCGGGTGTCCTCGACGCCATAGCGGCCTTCGTAGAGGTCGAGGTCGTTGGGCTTGCCATCGGTGACCAGCAACAACAGGCGCTGGCGTTGCGGGCGCTGCTGGAGCAGGCGGGTGGCCTGGCGGATCGCCGCCCCCATGCGTGTGTAGTAGCCCGGTCGCAAGGCCAGGATGCGCCCGCGCGCCTGCTCGTCGTAACCCTGGCCGAAGGCCTTCAGCTCCTGCATGCGCACCTGCTGGCGCCGCAGCGAGGAAAAACCGTAGAGGGCGAAGTCGTCGCGCGCCGCCGTCAATGCTTCGGCGAACAGCAGCAGGCTGTCGACGATGACATCGATGACCCGTTGCTGGTCGTTCAGGTGCGATTCGGTGGACATCGACAGGTCGGCCAGCAGCAGGCAGGTCAACTCCCGGCGCGTGCGTCGCTGTTCGAGGAACAAGCCTTTTTCCTGCGCCTGTCCCTGGCGACGCTGCACATGAAAGTCCAGCCAGGCGGCCAGGTCCGTCTCGCTGCCCTGGGGCTGCTGGCGTCGCCACTGGCGGTCATTGCGCAGCACTTCGAACTGCCGCCGCAGACGCCTCGCCGCCGGCGCCAGTCGCACCGGCAAGGGCGCCGCCTCGGCGGCTCGCGGGTGGAACATCTGCACGCAGGCATGACGTTCGCGCAGCGCGCCCAGGCGGTAATCCCACTCCGGCAGCGGCAGGCCTTCACCCAGCGGCAGGTCGTCCTGTTCCGCCGCCGGCAGGTCCAGGTCGAGGTGCAGCCCACCGCCCTTGCGCGTGCGCTGGCGCGACAGGGACAACTCGTCGAGGTCCTCGGCGACGCGGGCGGCGTCCAGGTCTTCGCTGTCATCGTTGCAGCGGTCCAGTTGCACATGCTCCGACCAACTGAACAGGTTCTCCAGGCGGAACAGCAGCAACCCACCCTTGCCACTGCCGTCATCGGTGCGCGAGGCACGCTTGCGTAGCGAGCGCTTGCCGCCATTGGGGTTGGCGGCGCTGCCCTCGCCCTCCTCCAGCAACTCGCTGGCGCTATTGCGCGCCTGGCCCTGGGGCGGATACAGCCATAACGACACAGGCCAGGGTGCCTGCTCGTCATGGGCGAAAGATTCGATGCTGCCCGGCTCGCGCAACGCCTGGCGCAGGTCGCGCTCCAGGGCCGCCGCCGCCGTCGGCAGGCTTTCCACAGGCGGCCGCAAGCGCAGGTGCGCGTCGACCAGCCGTCGGTAACGTGGCTGCAACGCCGGATAGCGTTGCAGCAATGTATGCACCCAGCGCTGGTTGTCCCGCCCCCAATGGCGCATGCCATCGGCGACCGCGGCCAGCATCGCCAGCCAGCGATACAGTTCGCGGTTCAATTCGCGGGTGGGGAATACCGCCAGGCTGGGCGGCAAGCGCAGGTTCTGCTCATCGCACCAGGCCACCGGCATCTGCCGGCAGGTGCCGGCGACCTGTTGCAACAGGCTGCGGCGCAGCAGCAGGTCGCGCGGCTGCGCGGCCTCCAGCTGGACGCCACTGGCACCACCCAGTGCGTGGTACAGCAAGGCCAGTGAGCGTTGCATCTGCGCTAGCTCGACCCGTGCGTGGCCGAAATCCGGGTCGGCACGGCGCGTGATGAAACGGTGCCAGGCAGCGCCTACCCACTCCTCGACCTCGATACTGAA is part of the Pseudomonas sp. ABC1 genome and encodes:
- a CDS encoding SUMF1/EgtB/PvdO family nonheme iron enzyme, whose amino-acid sequence is MKALLAVGLVLLGGCSPALEIDAVEWVSIAPGAVEYQVVDASGVQTEVIQRGFSIMRRQVSQAEYAACVEARACLPLDGALGQAVASNLPVVGVSWLDAWSYAQWLSERTGERYRLPGYGEWVLAAAEAFVDERPQVFDDARDPAQRWLAEYAREAAREPLDPTLRVFGGHGRNGNGLLDMAGNVWEWTDTCSGNGAFCGIRIAAGRHPSELSDFVRDPISGACSVGIPPSHLGFRLVRE
- the nirK gene encoding copper-containing nitrite reductase encodes the protein MFPATSLLADTTDGLQRVKVDLVAPPQVHAHEQATSSKPKVVQFRMTIEEKKMVIDNQGTTLQAMTFDGSMPGPTMVVHEGDYVELTLVNPASNSMPHNIDFHAATGALGGAKLTQVSPGQEAVLRFKADRSGTFVYHCAPEGMVAWHVVTGMSGTLMVLPRDGLKDPAGNALKYDRAYTIGEFDLYIPKDADGKYKDYPSLGASFQDTRDAMRTLTPTHVVFNGKVGSLTGDNALTAKVGETVLFIHSQANRDTRPHLIGGHGDWVWETGKFANAPEKNLETWFIRGGSAGAALYTFKQPGVYAYVNHNLIEAMELGAAGHVKVEGQWNDDLMKQIKAPGPITSK
- a CDS encoding Crp/Fnr family transcriptional regulator: MPTDRDLIRNLPLFAALDEDALDEALSHAQECHFEKGEYAFRQGEPAQYFFLLLGGHLQTLQVTPAGERVVVRYVHAGELFGIAKAMALSTYPASSIAVESSRVLRWPSAQWEALNRACAQLTGHVVQTVGQRLQEAHQRIQELSTERVEQRVAHALLRLAQQSGRATASGVSIDFPLSRQDLAEMTGTTLHTVSRVLSAWKEQGLLQLGRQHVVLLDLPGLSRHAERQESD
- a CDS encoding Crp/Fnr family transcriptional regulator, whose protein sequence is MVLHRVHHQILRSHHLFEPLADEQLDELIADSQLLSLDKGDILFLQGEPAHSFFFVISGAVKIYRLTPDGQEKVFEVIGERHTFAEAMMLMDTPNYVASSQALGPAQLYRFPNATYMRLLQSNSRLTFALLGKLCIRLHQRINEIETLSLKNATHRVVRYLLTQLARGDGQELELPMARQLIAGHLSIQPETFSRIIRRLIDEGIITQQSRTIQVLDRQRLEQFE
- a CDS encoding protein DnrP → MTSRTCLYCQRPQPEQGDTCTDCGMPLPTHRPQQRRQRRFLWFCIALSLFCLVMIVWLPR
- a CDS encoding nitric oxide reductase activation protein NorD — translated: MTFSIEVEEWVGAAWHRFITRRADPDFGHARVELAQMQRSLALLYHALGGASGVQLEAAQPRDLLLRRSLLQQVAGTCRQMPVAWCDEQNLRLPPSLAVFPTRELNRELYRWLAMLAAVADGMRHWGRDNQRWVHTLLQRYPALQPRYRRLVDAHLRLRPPVESLPTAAAALERDLRQALREPGSIESFAHDEQAPWPVSLWLYPPQGQARNSASELLEEGEGSAANPNGGKRSLRKRASRTDDGSGKGGLLLFRLENLFSWSEHVQLDRCNDDSEDLDAARVAEDLDELSLSRQRTRKGGGLHLDLDLPAAEQDDLPLGEGLPLPEWDYRLGALRERHACVQMFHPRAAEAAPLPVRLAPAARRLRRQFEVLRNDRQWRRQQPQGSETDLAAWLDFHVQRRQGQAQEKGLFLEQRRTRRELTCLLLADLSMSTESHLNDQQRVIDVIVDSLLLFAEALTAARDDFALYGFSSLRRQQVRMQELKAFGQGYDEQARGRILALRPGYYTRMGAAIRQATRLLQQRPQRQRLLLLVTDGKPNDLDLYEGRYGVEDTREAVLEARRAGVLPFCITIDQQAGDYLPYMFGASGHVLIERPQDLPTYLPQLYRQLTVG